GGGGTTGTGTGCTGATGCAAACGATGGCGCAAGGGCGATTGCGGGGGCGGCAGCAAGGAATCCTCGGCGGTTCAGGGTGGTCATCGGTTGCTCCTTCTTCCAATTGGGCTTTGGTGGGGTGTGGGTGAGCGCGCAACCGACCACAGAACCAGATTGGGCACTCAGGTATTCAGATAAAGCGAGTTTGCATGCCGGACGCAATGTTGTTATAGGTCATTTTGCGTCTTTTTGCCCATTTCGTCGTAAGTTTCGAAAATGGATGAACAAATATACGACTAATTGTCGTATATTGACGACAGAGTGTCGTTCATCGCGCATCAACACATGTGCCATCACAAGGGCATTGCACGCTGCTCGCGCCACCAGAAGAGAGGACATTGATGAGTCAGCCCCCACTCGCAAACGCGGAACTCGCGGTCATGGAACTGCTTTGGGAGCAAGACAAGCTGACCGCTCGGTCCATACGTGAGCAGCTTTACCCCAGCGCGAGCAAGGCGCAGCACGGCACAGTCCAGCGATTGCTTCAGCGACTCGAAGAGAAGGGATTCATCGATCGCGACACGTCGCTCTCGGTCCATCTGTTCTCGGCGCGCATCTCGCGTGAGGCGTACGCCGGGAATCAACTCAAATCACTCGCGGACAAACTCACTGGCGGCTCACTCGCGCCGCTGCTCACGCATCTTGTCGAGCAGCGCAGAATCTCCGCTGACGAACTCTCGCGCCTGCGCACGATTCTCGAAGAAGCGCAGGACGAAACAGACGGAGAGGGAGGCTGGCAATGACAGACCTTCTGCTCCAGATTGGATTGAGCAACCTGCTTGTGTCGCTGGTGCTTGCGATTGCAGCGTGGTGTGTTCATAGAACAAGTTCGCGCCCGGCGCTTGCGCATCTGTTGTGGGTGCTGGTGCTGGTAAAACTCGTCACGCCACCGATGTTCACATTGCCGGTGGTGCCTGTGCCCGATTCCGGGCGATCGGCCGATGTGCCAGCACTTGAGACGTTTGCTGCAGATTTGCCTGTTGAGCTCGTACACAGCGTCGCAGCTGCCGAGGTGCTGCCGTACAACGAGCCGATTGGTTCCGCGTGGTCGAGGACGGACGTGCTGATCGGTATGTGGCTTCTCGGGAGCGCATGCATTCTCGCGTGGTCTCTTGTCAGGGTGTACAGGTTCAATCGTGTGCTGCACATGGGAGCATCGAGTGCGCCGCACCATGTGCAGAGATGCGCGCATGAACTCGCACAACGGTTCGGTTTGCGCACAACACCGATCATTGAGACAACGAGTGCCCGGGTGTCTCCCATGGTGTGGTGGATCGGCGGTCGTGTGCGGATCGTGCTTCCGATAGAACTTGTCGAAGATATGAACGACGAGCAGATGCGATGGGTGCTCGCGCACGAGCTCGCGCACGTTCGCCGTCATGATCATGTGGTGCGCTGGCTTGAGTGGTTGGCGTGCGTCGGGTTCTGGTGGAACCCGATATCGTGGGTTGCGCGCCGGTATCTCCGCATCAACGAGGAGATCTGCTGCGACGCGCTCGTGCTTTCAACATTCCAGAACACACACAGGCGCTATGCGCAGGCGCTGATGGCTGTGGTTGAGTTTCTGTCCTCCCCGGCTCTCCGCCCGCCGGCTGTGGCAAGCGAAATCAATAGCGGCGGATGTCTTGAACGGAGATTCAGAATGATCGTTTCACGAAATACCATGAGGAAAACACCGCGCTGGTTGAACGCCGGTGTGCTTGTTGCAGCCGTCGGCATCCTGCCGGTG
Above is a genomic segment from Phycisphaeraceae bacterium containing:
- a CDS encoding BlaI/MecI/CopY family transcriptional regulator, encoding MSQPPLANAELAVMELLWEQDKLTARSIREQLYPSASKAQHGTVQRLLQRLEEKGFIDRDTSLSVHLFSARISREAYAGNQLKSLADKLTGGSLAPLLTHLVEQRRISADELSRLRTILEEAQDETDGEGGWQ